In Sorghum bicolor cultivar BTx623 chromosome 8, Sorghum_bicolor_NCBIv3, whole genome shotgun sequence, one genomic interval encodes:
- the LOC8064107 gene encoding uncharacterized protein LOC8064107 isoform X3: MVMASFSLQVLLFFLSGFRKRYSSRALSVVLWLAYLSADSLAVYILGRLTLRGGGGGNRFALFWVPFLLLHLGGQETMTAFSMEDNALWKRHLLSLATQVPMAIYAIGKQLQLQGDDVDRRLVAPMVLVFVSGTAKYAERIWALRRAGSVAPGTGASNSSSSNLVARASSDAFWNTQAYYSQLCIVVSEKQERNSELILHVAAEGFKLSLYFLMDMTPSICLFPADINGIKQAVDVFKSSENIVHMAYKLAEINLSLIYDYLYTKFGTRHFHMVPFCIAFRRILALVLISGALGLFVTAMAGGPNQKDHDDDGADVIICYVLLVGAIILEICSIFMSFIFSSWAYNTTFSLPLNCPMCQSFPGTVAAMVRIARNLHPESRGEWSASMAQYSIIRDCIKEKQESGLLRRTMRWVGIDQRAVNHVGVSPVMKKLVLGKLLEIAATPRVQEWDIGVGKFSGQWANWAVEAMQDRHQQSAARQVLQVSNIKGLEFVSSALLWHIVTDISLLAVAAHDDVDDVHSVNSIQDPEEHLQGVSSLHENGNVGGSSDHGGSPQHDHENGDGNSIQEVRSDHGGSPQQDHENGDGNSIQEVRSDHGGSPQHDHENGDGNSIQEVHLDGSSSHHDHENANVDGGDSSFCHGKDEDDDGSISALRGAARELSDYIMYLVADCGAMAGSEGHYAVIKGKREMSNWLLEQTTTTTTTAATGAACDRRTVLEEIRDKPSSFFHEDYYPVLDRARRVASDLLRIAEAGERWKLIAAVWLEMLCYIAYNCGAAFHAKHLTTGGEFVTHVKMILFMLGVPFLRDVKEPLLSKAGDIYS; the protein is encoded by the coding sequence ATGGTGATGGCCAGTTTCTCCCTGCAAGTCCTCCTATTCTTCCTCTCTGGCTTTCGCAAACGCTACAGCTCCCGCGCGCTCAGCGTCGTGCTGTGGCTCGCCTACCTATCGGCTGACTCCCTCGCCGTTTACATCCTCGGCCGCCTCACCctccgtggcggcggcggcggcaaccgGTTCGCCCTCTTCTGGGTGCCCTTCCTGCTTCTCCACCTAGGTGGGCAGGAGACCATGACGGCCTTCTCCATGGAGGACAACGCGCTGTGGAAGCGCCACCTTCTGAGCCTCGCTACCCAGGTTCCAATGGCCATCTATGCCATCGGCAAGCAACTGCAACTGCAAGGAGACGACGTCGACCGGCGGCTCGTGGCTCCCATGGTGCTGGTGTTTGTCTCCGGGACGGCGAAATACGCCGAGAGGATCTGGGCACTCCGGCGAGCTGGCTCCGTGGCGCCGGGAACTGGAGCAAGTAACTCCTCCAGCTCAAATCTTGTTGCTCGTGCGTCCAGCGACGCCTTCTGGAACACGCAGGCGTATTACAGTCAGCTCTGCATCGTTGTTTCAGAGAAGCAGGAGAGGAATTCCGAGTTGATCCTGCATGTGGCAGCCGAGGGCTTCAAACTAAGCCTCTATTTCTTGATGGACATGACCCCTTCCATCTGCCTGTTTCCAGCAGATATCAACGGGATCAAGCAGGCTGTGGATGTGTTCAAATCTTCAGAGAACATTGTCCATATGGCATACAAGTTGGCCGAGATCAACCTCTCATTGATCTATGACTACTTGTACACCAAGTTCGGCACCCGCCATTTCCACATGGTCCCATTTTGCATTGCCTTTCGCCGGATCCTCGCTCTGGTCCTAATATCAGGTGCGCTTGGGTTGTTCGTGACCGCCATGGCCGGCGGTCCGAATCAGAAGGATCACGACGACGATGGAGCTGATGTCATCATATGCTACGTACTACTCGTCGGCGCCATCATACTTGAGATATGCTCTATCTTCATGTCGTTTATCTTCTCAAGTTGGGCGTACAACACCACGTTTTCTCTCCCACTGAACTGTCCAATGTGCCAAAGCTTCCCTGGCACAGTTGCAGCAATGGTCAGAATAGCCAGGAATCTGCATCCGGAAAGCAGAGGCGAGTGGTCGGCAAGTATGGCGCAGTACAGCATAATCCGGGACTGCATCAAGGAGAAACAAGAATCCGGCCTGTTACGACGGACGATGCGTTGGGTCGGCATCGATCAGCGTGCCGTGAATCATGTCGGCGTCTCTCCGGTGATGAAGAAGCTGGTCCTAGGCAAATTGCTCGAGATAGCGGCCACTCCACGCGTGCAGGAATGGGACATTGGAGTCGGCAAGTTCAGTGGCCAGTGGGCAAACTGGGCCGTTGAGGCAATGCAAGATCGTCATCAGCAGAGTGCAGCTCGCCAGGTGCTTCAGGTCAGCAACATCAAAGGTTTGGAGTTCGTCTCAAGTGCTCTTCTTTGGCACATTGTCACGGATATAAGCTTGCTCGCAGTCGCAGCTCATGACGATGTTGATGATGTACACAGCGTTAACTCCATTCAGGATCCGGAGGAGCATTTACAAGGTGTTTCCTCTCTGCATGAGAATGGCAATGTAGGCGGCAGTTCAGATCACGGCGGCTCTCCACAGCATGATCATGAGAATGGAGACGGCAATTCCATTCAGGAAGTGCGTTCAGATCACGGCGGCTCTCCACAGCAAGATCATGAGAATGGAGACGGCAATTCCATTCAAGAAGTGCGTTCAGATCACGGCGGCTCTCCACAGCATGATCATGAGAATGGAGACGGCAATTCCATTCAGGAAGTGCATTTAGATGGCAGCTCTTCACACCATGACCATGAGAATGCAAATGTAGACGGCGGCGACAGCAGTTTTTGTCACGGTAAGGATGAAGACGACGACGGCAGCATCTCTGCGTTGAGAGGCGCTGCCAGAGAGCTGTCAGATTACATCATGTACCTCGTTGCAGactgcggcgccatggccggcagTGAAGGGCACTACGCGGTCATTAAGGGCAAGCGGGAGATGTCGAACTGGCTGCTTGagcagacgacgacgacgacgacgacggcggctacTGGAGCAGCGTGTGATCGGAGAACGGTGCTTGAGGAGATCCGCGACAAACCTAGCTCTTTCTTCCACGAAGACTACTACCCCGTGCTGGATCGAGCTCGCCGGGTTGCCTCCGACTTGCTTCGGATCGCAGAAGCAGGGGAACGTTGGAAGCTGATTGCTGCCGTATGGTTAGAGATGCTTTGTTACATTGCATACAACTGTGGAGCCGCGTTCCACGCCAAGCATCTAACCACCGGTGGTGAGTTCGTCACTCATGTCAAGATGATCCTGTTTATGCTAGGTGTGCCTTTTCTTAGGGATGTCAAGGAACCCTTGCTATCTAAAGCCGGGGACATATATTCATAA
- the LOC110437591 gene encoding uncharacterized protein LOC110437591 has translation MALPSSSTAAALASFSPLDLFPVTEKLTRNNHPMWKLQVLSGLRGAKMEKYIDLAERPPEKYIPPKAAKTSNEKPSADDAPILNPEFKKWVAQDQQVLSYLLGSLSREIGSQITTVMTAVEAWTAIQALHASQSRARIISTRMALSNASKGASTISEFFTKMKALGDEMASAVRKLEDEELISYILTGLDHEFDPVVTAVAARVEPITVNELYAQLVSFEQRMEARGGGQQSSVNMASKGGRNGGNYNNTRGGGRGGRRGGGGGRGQMGGRGGGRFEPGVYCQVCGKERHPTYRCFNRYDPSYQGGQGGHKLLRR, from the coding sequence ATGGCGCTCCCATCTTcttccaccgccgccgccctcgCTTCTTTTTCCCCCCTTGACTTGTTCCCGGTCACGGAGAAACTGACCAGGAATAATCACCCGATGTGGAAGCTTCAAGTTCTCTCGGGCCTTCGTGGTGCCAAGATGGAGAAGTACATCGATCTAGCGGAGAGGCCGCCGGAGAAGTATATCCCCCCTAAGGCCGCCAAGACCAGCAATGAGAAGCCGTCGGCCGATGATGCACCCATTCTGAATCCTGAATTCAAGAAGTGGGTAGCCCAAGACCAGCAAGTCCTCTCCTACCTCCTTGGATCCCTCTCTCGCGAGATTGGATCTCAGATCACTACGGTGATGACCGCGGTGGAGGCATGGACTGCGATCCAGGCGCTTCATGCGTCACAATCAAGGGCTAGAATCATCAGCACAAGGATGGCCCTGTCCAATGCGTCAAAGGGCGCATCTACCATCAGCGAGTTCTTCACTAAAATGAAGGCTCTTGGAGATGAGATGGCATCTGCCGTTCGCAAACTTGAAGATGAGGAGTTGATTTCCTACATCTTGACCGGGCTGGATCATGAGTTCGATCCAGTGGTGACCGCAGTGGCGGCGCGAGTCGAGCCGATCACCGTGAACGAGCTCTACGCGCAGCTCGTATCGTTCGAGCAGCGCATGGAGGCAAGAGGTGGAGGACAACAGTCCTCGGTGAACATGGCCTCCAAGGGAGGCCGCAATGGTGGTAACTACAACAACACGCGCGGTGGCGGGCGTGGAGGACGccgtggcggtggtggtggccgcGGACAGATGGGAGGTCGCGGCGGCGGGCGTTTTGAACCAGGTGTCTACTGCCAAGTATGTGGCAAGGAACGACACCCCACCTACCGCTGCTTCAACCGGTATGATCCCTCTTACCAGGGAGGTCAAGGCGGCCACAAGCTCCTACGGCGTTGA
- the LOC8064568 gene encoding uncharacterized protein LOC8064568 has protein sequence MPSVRHGKAKFDTDIEEVHPSQFKLHQSTTDVSPYNCAKVIDDLGGTNSKVLSNSKNPLVDVSNLKSVKKSSLKKLVSIGHDSSPVTEVVDLENKYVPESISPASVPGFSRYFPRKSGSLLKKAGLAFSSAALVMQTLDFTQISPSPHEVVRSSSVRRSGGNVRSSSRSREQLSPDVKVVGSKNFVQNVGEMTKKSNALYNSKLDLHGSSRSSPVVQPPVPSDGTLPSYARLSHSYVPKSQDLSLGGKVPLHGPRRFVNPGPLFRGDYETDKCKFYKVNKSEVDNYKILCVLASSEFHNEDAVSLSGVRCTFWSLGESLKPGGFVNTFVVSCFCYSLFSKPNGHPYFSKRHYFFSNIGDNLLLDFDQADQDLLMRSFRRSAKARPLPQSNMLFFPILHQKHWFVFVVDIKDRHFVFLDSYYDRNS, from the exons ATGCCTTCTGTTCGTCATGGTAAAG CTAAGTTTGATACGGATATTGAAGAAGTTCATCCTTCACAGTTCAAACTTCATCAATCTACCACTGAT GTTTCTCCATATAATTGTGCTAAAG TTATTGATGATCTTGGTGGCACTAATTCAAAAGTTCTATCAAATTCTAAGAATCCTCTTGTCGACGTATCTAATTTGAAATCTGTGAAGAAAAGCTCTTTGAAGAAATTAGTGTCTATTGGACATGATAGTTCTCCAGTTACTGAAGTTGTTGATCTTGAGAACAAATATGTTCCTGAATCTATCTCTCCAGCTTCTGTTCCTGGATTTTCAAGATATTTTCCTCGGAAG AGTGGAAGTTTGTTGAAGAAAGCTGGCTTGGCattttctagt GCTGCTTTGGTAATGCAGACTTTAGATTTTACTCAGATATCTCCTTCTCCTCATGAGGTTGTTCGTAGTTCAAGTGTTCGTCGTTCTGGTGGTAATGTTCGTTCTTCATCAAGATCTAGAGAGCAG TTGTCTCCTGATGTTAAGGTTGttggttccaaaaattttgttcAAAATGTTGGTGAAATGACCAAGAAGTCCAATGCTCTATACAATAGTAAATTGGATTTGCATGGTTCTAGCAGGAGTTCTCCTGTTGTTCAGCCTCCCGTCCCGTCTGATGGTACTTTGCCTAGTTATGCTCGGTTAAGTCATTCTTATGTGCCCAAGTCTCAAGATTTATCTTTAGGTGGAAAGGTTCCTTTGCATGGTCCCAGGCGTTTTGTTAACCCTGGTCCTTTGTTCCGTGGTGATTATGAAACTGATAAGTGCAAGTTCTACAAAGTTAATAAATCTGAAGTTGATAACTACAAGATTCTCTGTGTGTTGGCTTCTTCAGAGTTTCATAA TGAAGATGCGGTTTCTTTGTCTGGTGTTCGTTGCACCTTCTGGTCCCTTGGAGAGTCATTAAAGCCTGGTGGATTTGTGAATACCTTTGTTGTTTCATGCTTCTGTTATAGCTTGTTCTCAAAACCTAATGGTCATCCATATTTCTCTAAAAGGCACTACTTTTTCTCCAATATTGGT GATAATCTATTACTTGATTTTGATCAAGCTGACCAGGATCTATTGATGAGATCGTTTCGGAGGTCTGCTAAGGCTAGGCCTTTGCCTCAGTCTAATATG TTGTTTTTTCCTATATTGCACCAGAAGCATTGGTTTGTCTTTGTAGTTGATATCAAGGATCGCCACTTTGTTTTTCTTGATTCATACTATGATCGGAATTCCTAG
- the LOC8064107 gene encoding uncharacterized protein LOC8064107 isoform X1, which produces MRAPRELEDVGVHQSTQRSSVVSRAQQFINERELQCMVMASFSLQVLLFFLSGFRKRYSSRALSVVLWLAYLSADSLAVYILGRLTLRGGGGGNRFALFWVPFLLLHLGGQETMTAFSMEDNALWKRHLLSLATQVPMAIYAIGKQLQLQGDDVDRRLVAPMVLVFVSGTAKYAERIWALRRAGSVAPGTGASNSSSSNLVARASSDAFWNTQAYYSQLCIVVSEKQERNSELILHVAAEGFKLSLYFLMDMTPSICLFPADINGIKQAVDVFKSSENIVHMAYKLAEINLSLIYDYLYTKFGTRHFHMVPFCIAFRRILALVLISGALGLFVTAMAGGPNQKDHDDDGADVIICYVLLVGAIILEICSIFMSFIFSSWAYNTTFSLPLNCPMCQSFPGTVAAMVRIARNLHPESRGEWSASMAQYSIIRDCIKEKQESGLLRRTMRWVGIDQRAVNHVGVSPVMKKLVLGKLLEIAATPRVQEWDIGVGKFSGQWANWAVEAMQDRHQQSAARQVLQVSNIKGLEFVSSALLWHIVTDISLLAVAAHDDVDDVHSVNSIQDPEEHLQGVSSLHENGNVGGSSDHGGSPQHDHENGDGNSIQEVRSDHGGSPQQDHENGDGNSIQEVRSDHGGSPQHDHENGDGNSIQEVHLDGSSSHHDHENANVDGGDSSFCHGKDEDDDGSISALRGAARELSDYIMYLVADCGAMAGSEGHYAVIKGKREMSNWLLEQTTTTTTTAATGAACDRRTVLEEIRDKPSSFFHEDYYPVLDRARRVASDLLRIAEAGERWKLIAAVWLEMLCYIAYNCGAAFHAKHLTTGGEFVTHVKMILFMLGVPFLRDVKEPLLSKAGDIYS; this is translated from the exons atgagggCTCCCAGAGAACTCGAAGACGTTGGCGTCCATCAATCGACGCAACGCAG CTCAGTAGTATCGCGTGCCCAACAATTCATCAACGAGCGGGAGCTCCAGTGCATGGTGATGGCCAGTTTCTCCCTGCAAGTCCTCCTATTCTTCCTCTCTGGCTTTCGCAAACGCTACAGCTCCCGCGCGCTCAGCGTCGTGCTGTGGCTCGCCTACCTATCGGCTGACTCCCTCGCCGTTTACATCCTCGGCCGCCTCACCctccgtggcggcggcggcggcaaccgGTTCGCCCTCTTCTGGGTGCCCTTCCTGCTTCTCCACCTAGGTGGGCAGGAGACCATGACGGCCTTCTCCATGGAGGACAACGCGCTGTGGAAGCGCCACCTTCTGAGCCTCGCTACCCAGGTTCCAATGGCCATCTATGCCATCGGCAAGCAACTGCAACTGCAAGGAGACGACGTCGACCGGCGGCTCGTGGCTCCCATGGTGCTGGTGTTTGTCTCCGGGACGGCGAAATACGCCGAGAGGATCTGGGCACTCCGGCGAGCTGGCTCCGTGGCGCCGGGAACTGGAGCAAGTAACTCCTCCAGCTCAAATCTTGTTGCTCGTGCGTCCAGCGACGCCTTCTGGAACACGCAGGCGTATTACAGTCAGCTCTGCATCGTTGTTTCAGAGAAGCAGGAGAGGAATTCCGAGTTGATCCTGCATGTGGCAGCCGAGGGCTTCAAACTAAGCCTCTATTTCTTGATGGACATGACCCCTTCCATCTGCCTGTTTCCAGCAGATATCAACGGGATCAAGCAGGCTGTGGATGTGTTCAAATCTTCAGAGAACATTGTCCATATGGCATACAAGTTGGCCGAGATCAACCTCTCATTGATCTATGACTACTTGTACACCAAGTTCGGCACCCGCCATTTCCACATGGTCCCATTTTGCATTGCCTTTCGCCGGATCCTCGCTCTGGTCCTAATATCAGGTGCGCTTGGGTTGTTCGTGACCGCCATGGCCGGCGGTCCGAATCAGAAGGATCACGACGACGATGGAGCTGATGTCATCATATGCTACGTACTACTCGTCGGCGCCATCATACTTGAGATATGCTCTATCTTCATGTCGTTTATCTTCTCAAGTTGGGCGTACAACACCACGTTTTCTCTCCCACTGAACTGTCCAATGTGCCAAAGCTTCCCTGGCACAGTTGCAGCAATGGTCAGAATAGCCAGGAATCTGCATCCGGAAAGCAGAGGCGAGTGGTCGGCAAGTATGGCGCAGTACAGCATAATCCGGGACTGCATCAAGGAGAAACAAGAATCCGGCCTGTTACGACGGACGATGCGTTGGGTCGGCATCGATCAGCGTGCCGTGAATCATGTCGGCGTCTCTCCGGTGATGAAGAAGCTGGTCCTAGGCAAATTGCTCGAGATAGCGGCCACTCCACGCGTGCAGGAATGGGACATTGGAGTCGGCAAGTTCAGTGGCCAGTGGGCAAACTGGGCCGTTGAGGCAATGCAAGATCGTCATCAGCAGAGTGCAGCTCGCCAGGTGCTTCAGGTCAGCAACATCAAAGGTTTGGAGTTCGTCTCAAGTGCTCTTCTTTGGCACATTGTCACGGATATAAGCTTGCTCGCAGTCGCAGCTCATGACGATGTTGATGATGTACACAGCGTTAACTCCATTCAGGATCCGGAGGAGCATTTACAAGGTGTTTCCTCTCTGCATGAGAATGGCAATGTAGGCGGCAGTTCAGATCACGGCGGCTCTCCACAGCATGATCATGAGAATGGAGACGGCAATTCCATTCAGGAAGTGCGTTCAGATCACGGCGGCTCTCCACAGCAAGATCATGAGAATGGAGACGGCAATTCCATTCAAGAAGTGCGTTCAGATCACGGCGGCTCTCCACAGCATGATCATGAGAATGGAGACGGCAATTCCATTCAGGAAGTGCATTTAGATGGCAGCTCTTCACACCATGACCATGAGAATGCAAATGTAGACGGCGGCGACAGCAGTTTTTGTCACGGTAAGGATGAAGACGACGACGGCAGCATCTCTGCGTTGAGAGGCGCTGCCAGAGAGCTGTCAGATTACATCATGTACCTCGTTGCAGactgcggcgccatggccggcagTGAAGGGCACTACGCGGTCATTAAGGGCAAGCGGGAGATGTCGAACTGGCTGCTTGagcagacgacgacgacgacgacgacggcggctacTGGAGCAGCGTGTGATCGGAGAACGGTGCTTGAGGAGATCCGCGACAAACCTAGCTCTTTCTTCCACGAAGACTACTACCCCGTGCTGGATCGAGCTCGCCGGGTTGCCTCCGACTTGCTTCGGATCGCAGAAGCAGGGGAACGTTGGAAGCTGATTGCTGCCGTATGGTTAGAGATGCTTTGTTACATTGCATACAACTGTGGAGCCGCGTTCCACGCCAAGCATCTAACCACCGGTGGTGAGTTCGTCACTCATGTCAAGATGATCCTGTTTATGCTAGGTGTGCCTTTTCTTAGGGATGTCAAGGAACCCTTGCTATCTAAAGCCGGGGACATATATTCATAA
- the LOC8064107 gene encoding uncharacterized protein LOC8064107 isoform X2 has translation MRAPRELEDVGVHQSTQRSSVVSRAQQFINERELQCMVMASFSLQVLLFFLSGFRKRYSSRALSVVLWLAYLSADSLAVYILGRLTLRGGGGGNRFALFWVPFLLLHLGGQETMTAFSMEDNALWKRHLLSLATQVPMAIYAIGKQLQLQGDDVDRRLVAPMVLVFVSGTAKYAERIWALRRAGSVAPGTGAKKQERNSELILHVAAEGFKLSLYFLMDMTPSICLFPADINGIKQAVDVFKSSENIVHMAYKLAEINLSLIYDYLYTKFGTRHFHMVPFCIAFRRILALVLISGALGLFVTAMAGGPNQKDHDDDGADVIICYVLLVGAIILEICSIFMSFIFSSWAYNTTFSLPLNCPMCQSFPGTVAAMVRIARNLHPESRGEWSASMAQYSIIRDCIKEKQESGLLRRTMRWVGIDQRAVNHVGVSPVMKKLVLGKLLEIAATPRVQEWDIGVGKFSGQWANWAVEAMQDRHQQSAARQVLQVSNIKGLEFVSSALLWHIVTDISLLAVAAHDDVDDVHSVNSIQDPEEHLQGVSSLHENGNVGGSSDHGGSPQHDHENGDGNSIQEVRSDHGGSPQQDHENGDGNSIQEVRSDHGGSPQHDHENGDGNSIQEVHLDGSSSHHDHENANVDGGDSSFCHGKDEDDDGSISALRGAARELSDYIMYLVADCGAMAGSEGHYAVIKGKREMSNWLLEQTTTTTTTAATGAACDRRTVLEEIRDKPSSFFHEDYYPVLDRARRVASDLLRIAEAGERWKLIAAVWLEMLCYIAYNCGAAFHAKHLTTGGEFVTHVKMILFMLGVPFLRDVKEPLLSKAGDIYS, from the exons atgagggCTCCCAGAGAACTCGAAGACGTTGGCGTCCATCAATCGACGCAACGCAG CTCAGTAGTATCGCGTGCCCAACAATTCATCAACGAGCGGGAGCTCCAGTGCATGGTGATGGCCAGTTTCTCCCTGCAAGTCCTCCTATTCTTCCTCTCTGGCTTTCGCAAACGCTACAGCTCCCGCGCGCTCAGCGTCGTGCTGTGGCTCGCCTACCTATCGGCTGACTCCCTCGCCGTTTACATCCTCGGCCGCCTCACCctccgtggcggcggcggcggcaaccgGTTCGCCCTCTTCTGGGTGCCCTTCCTGCTTCTCCACCTAGGTGGGCAGGAGACCATGACGGCCTTCTCCATGGAGGACAACGCGCTGTGGAAGCGCCACCTTCTGAGCCTCGCTACCCAGGTTCCAATGGCCATCTATGCCATCGGCAAGCAACTGCAACTGCAAGGAGACGACGTCGACCGGCGGCTCGTGGCTCCCATGGTGCTGGTGTTTGTCTCCGGGACGGCGAAATACGCCGAGAGGATCTGGGCACTCCGGCGAGCTGGCTCCGTGGCGCCGGGAACTGGAGCAA AGAAGCAGGAGAGGAATTCCGAGTTGATCCTGCATGTGGCAGCCGAGGGCTTCAAACTAAGCCTCTATTTCTTGATGGACATGACCCCTTCCATCTGCCTGTTTCCAGCAGATATCAACGGGATCAAGCAGGCTGTGGATGTGTTCAAATCTTCAGAGAACATTGTCCATATGGCATACAAGTTGGCCGAGATCAACCTCTCATTGATCTATGACTACTTGTACACCAAGTTCGGCACCCGCCATTTCCACATGGTCCCATTTTGCATTGCCTTTCGCCGGATCCTCGCTCTGGTCCTAATATCAGGTGCGCTTGGGTTGTTCGTGACCGCCATGGCCGGCGGTCCGAATCAGAAGGATCACGACGACGATGGAGCTGATGTCATCATATGCTACGTACTACTCGTCGGCGCCATCATACTTGAGATATGCTCTATCTTCATGTCGTTTATCTTCTCAAGTTGGGCGTACAACACCACGTTTTCTCTCCCACTGAACTGTCCAATGTGCCAAAGCTTCCCTGGCACAGTTGCAGCAATGGTCAGAATAGCCAGGAATCTGCATCCGGAAAGCAGAGGCGAGTGGTCGGCAAGTATGGCGCAGTACAGCATAATCCGGGACTGCATCAAGGAGAAACAAGAATCCGGCCTGTTACGACGGACGATGCGTTGGGTCGGCATCGATCAGCGTGCCGTGAATCATGTCGGCGTCTCTCCGGTGATGAAGAAGCTGGTCCTAGGCAAATTGCTCGAGATAGCGGCCACTCCACGCGTGCAGGAATGGGACATTGGAGTCGGCAAGTTCAGTGGCCAGTGGGCAAACTGGGCCGTTGAGGCAATGCAAGATCGTCATCAGCAGAGTGCAGCTCGCCAGGTGCTTCAGGTCAGCAACATCAAAGGTTTGGAGTTCGTCTCAAGTGCTCTTCTTTGGCACATTGTCACGGATATAAGCTTGCTCGCAGTCGCAGCTCATGACGATGTTGATGATGTACACAGCGTTAACTCCATTCAGGATCCGGAGGAGCATTTACAAGGTGTTTCCTCTCTGCATGAGAATGGCAATGTAGGCGGCAGTTCAGATCACGGCGGCTCTCCACAGCATGATCATGAGAATGGAGACGGCAATTCCATTCAGGAAGTGCGTTCAGATCACGGCGGCTCTCCACAGCAAGATCATGAGAATGGAGACGGCAATTCCATTCAAGAAGTGCGTTCAGATCACGGCGGCTCTCCACAGCATGATCATGAGAATGGAGACGGCAATTCCATTCAGGAAGTGCATTTAGATGGCAGCTCTTCACACCATGACCATGAGAATGCAAATGTAGACGGCGGCGACAGCAGTTTTTGTCACGGTAAGGATGAAGACGACGACGGCAGCATCTCTGCGTTGAGAGGCGCTGCCAGAGAGCTGTCAGATTACATCATGTACCTCGTTGCAGactgcggcgccatggccggcagTGAAGGGCACTACGCGGTCATTAAGGGCAAGCGGGAGATGTCGAACTGGCTGCTTGagcagacgacgacgacgacgacgacggcggctacTGGAGCAGCGTGTGATCGGAGAACGGTGCTTGAGGAGATCCGCGACAAACCTAGCTCTTTCTTCCACGAAGACTACTACCCCGTGCTGGATCGAGCTCGCCGGGTTGCCTCCGACTTGCTTCGGATCGCAGAAGCAGGGGAACGTTGGAAGCTGATTGCTGCCGTATGGTTAGAGATGCTTTGTTACATTGCATACAACTGTGGAGCCGCGTTCCACGCCAAGCATCTAACCACCGGTGGTGAGTTCGTCACTCATGTCAAGATGATCCTGTTTATGCTAGGTGTGCCTTTTCTTAGGGATGTCAAGGAACCCTTGCTATCTAAAGCCGGGGACATATATTCATAA